Proteins from a genomic interval of Paenibacillus lentus:
- the rpsQ gene encoding 30S ribosomal protein S17: MSERNARKVQVGKVVSDKMDKTIVVAVETYKKHDLYHKRIKYTKKFKAHDENNTAKIGDTVRIVETRPLSKDKRWRLAEIIEEAVII, translated from the coding sequence TGCCCGTAAAGTGCAAGTTGGTAAAGTTGTCAGTGACAAAATGGATAAAACCATCGTTGTAGCTGTTGAGACTTACAAGAAGCATGATTTGTACCACAAACGCATTAAATATACGAAAAAATTCAAAGCACATGATGAGAACAACACTGCAAAAATTGGTGATACGGTTAGAATCGTCGAAACTCGTCCGCTGTCTAAAGATAAGCGTTGGAGACTCGCAGAGATCATCGAAGAAGCAGTTATTATTTAA